GTCCAATCCTTatgggatgaagaaaaagttaCCCTTCATGACATTTTTCACAGTGACCTTACATAACTATTACATACATGGCAGAACACCTAAATCACTCTTTAATTACCCTTACAAAGAAAGGTTTGCTTAGCAACACTTcaacaaaaatgcaaaatttttaGCCCAAGGCTTCTTCCAAAGCACAACAAACAGTTTTATTATACAATATTTACTTCAGGCAGGTATTAACAACATTAAATTCATCTGGGAAGACACACTATCTCTAATAACCTAATAAATAAAGGAGTGATCTATACATCAGAGACATAGAAAAACTTGAACtatttctcattctttttaTAAACTAGCAGATACGAAACTGTGGAGAGGCATTAAAATAACTATGGAGTCACAGCTTATCACTGTCTATATATCAGAATGTGTATTACATTATTTAAATTTCTTGAGGAGGACttttcagagtatttttctttcaactgaagcacatacaaaaaaatccaacaataGATTTACCTCTCTTCataggaaaaataaaccaaatttgGTTCTGTACTagaatatatttttcatatgcAGGAATTTAGTATTCATAATGAAAGGCCTTTTCTAATCACAATATTTTATCAGAGAGGACTATCTTCACATCTTGCTTGCAAGTCAACATAAGTCAGAGGTAGCTTAGGAATGCTTTAGAATTTAGTGTTTTACTTGAAATTAATTAATCCCTCTTTCATAGGAGTTAATAGCAAGTACAAAAGGCAAACAGTATATACAGCTGCCCCTGTCTGCACCAAGAGAATAATTCCAAGAAGCTCAAAATAAGATTAGATTAGAACAGGGAAAAGGACACTGTACTTCTTTGCATTTGCTTCAGTGCACCAGTTCAGGCTGGTTTTCTACAAAAGGAAGCACCCCACTAACATAATATGCTATTCCAAGGGACAGAAGAGCGATGACAATGATGAGGAGCAGCACCCTCCAGAAGCCCAGGTCTTCCACAAACTCTTGCCATGTTGTGCGGAAACTGGAAAGAACTCCTTCACCTTGCTGTAGGTTTGGATTAAGAAGGGAATGGCTTTCCATTGCACTACAAAGGATTAAAGTTAAAAATACATCAGAGGAAAAGAATGCACCTGTAAGTATGACAGTGATCCTACTAAGGGCAACTGAAACattctaaattaaaaattaaacccCCCAAATGATTTATAACATTGCCTCTGGTAAATCAAGACAAATCAGATCAGGAAAAAACTCCTAAACTTACTTTAGCTGAAAGGACATTTTATTAACCTGTGCAAAGAGAATGACATTTGTTTATGTACAACTGCACTGAGTTTTCAGGCCTGCTACCCAGAAGCCTTCAAAGGTCAGTCCCCATAATTCTTACTAAATATGGCTTAGTAAAATATAATGAAGCATAAGACCTCAAGAGGCACACATTATTTGTTGTTAAAACAAAGCATGACTAAAAATAAACTCTGATGAATAAAATGCAAACTTTAACTATTATTAATTTAGAAGCTGAATTCTGCAGCAACCATTACTACTCTCCTGGATGTCTTTGTTACATGCCACTTCTCTagcataaaaaaaatcacagaaaacaatAAATTTGGATAACAAGAAGTTCAGAAACTTTCTGAACTAGTTGGCATTGCTGTGTTTTCTGCCATATGGCAGTGACTGCTTTGATGTTTTAGTATTCCACTACCAATCCATCAGGCCCCCTTAAATTGTCAGACTATGAATTAGGGACTGGATCtcacttttaaatgaaaagcaaatatGAAATCTGAGTGAGGCAGTATTCTTGACAATGGATCACCTTTAGAAAAGATGTACGTTGTCTCAAAATATTGCATGGCTTCTTCTGTAATTCTCTCAATTTTGCTGGTTTGACAATTGTAACAGGAAACTATCTGTTGCTTACGAAAAATCTCATGAAGACTAGGGAAGCTTCCTCATAGCTTGATTTCACTTAAATTTTGGCCATCTGCAGCCTTATTACTTCTCTCTTGAGTGAAATTACATGCATGGGTGTTTACAGGATCAGGCCCTGACaaccacagaaaggaaatggtGGAATCAACCACATACGCAATGATGTCAATAGCAGAATGTaagtagaggaaaaaaacccatattttttctcctcccttttaAGTGCTTTCAGTTACCATATTCCTAGATATTTCTTATAGgactaataataaaaataaaaattaaaaaaaaaaaaatctgggaaaagtAATTTCCAAGTCAAAACTAATTGTAGAAATGCTGCTGTTCTTCATGacagaaataaattgaaaaatgaTGGTTATCAGAAAAAAGTCTCATTCATGAATCTCTCTTCTAAGATTACACCATGGGAGAACTTCACACTATTCATatggtatttttttctcagGAAGTACAACCAGTGAAGAACAATTAGCCTGAACTACCACAGCTTGCTCAAGTATTGCAGCATCCCATGCACAAGATTTCAGGAATTTCCTACTAAAAgcctgtatttttgttttttaaatatttaccaCACTGTAAAGCTATTTTAACTTGCCCATAGCTGCAGGATTTAGTCATCTTCCTTGCTTATTACGATTTCCCAAGCAAAACAAAGGGTTTAATAAAAGACAGCCCTTTGTGTAGAACAGAACTTCTTAGTAAGTACTAACTAGTTAATATGTAACCACAGAGAGGTTAAATAAAGGTGCAACACAATTTAAGTTAAAAGATTACATGCCTGCTCATTAAAAAGGgcacaaagaaaatatttttgctatttTATATTATGAGCCAATTAAAATCAATgttatacaaaatattttttcttattacaaattacagctgcataaGAACTGGTAATGCAGCAACATATCCTCAGAAGAGTTTGTGCCACACAGCACAGACAGAGGTTCTCCTGTGTCCAACAGCAGGTGGGAGTTCACATTTGGACACACTTGTGGCACAGCCACAggtcctgctgggctgtgcaggaggaCACATGACCGTGTGAGAAAGGGACAGAGGGAGCTCTGCCTCCTGGCAGCACGGCTGCTCCTCACCCACAGGAGGCCAAAGCAAGAAAAACCAAATTTGACTTGGGAACAGAACTCCGGCCTCTGCTTCCAGAGCACCAGCAACTGCATGTAACAAGGAGCAAAAAACTGAAGTCAGAGGCTGTTTTTAGAAAGAGAGTTATTTCTCCATGGGTTCATACATAATGTAAGAGTGCAGAGGGCAGAGGACAGAAGACATTAATCCAAGTGTCtctaaaatgtgaaaataataCGAAGAGGGAGAAGTGAAACTGTGGAGGTCTGAAAAGCCAACTGGTAAAAAAGACATTATTTATTTACAAAGCAAACAGCACACAAGCTCATTTGCTTTGGCTCCTGTAGGCATCTGCTAtttgttactttaaaaataatgtatttcagACATTTTAAACACGTTCCCAAACGAGCTGGGTACTGCACTGTTTATGTCTCTATGCCTGTCCCCAAGGAGAGTTGCCGACTTCCTGGCCAAAGCAAACAATGTAACATTTATGAAGGACAAATAACAGAAAGGAAGCTATGTTCATTAAAGGGACACCATCAAATCAAAATTTAACTGGGCCTGAGCTGCTGGTCCGTATGtttaaacaaaaccagcctAAGTGCACTTCTGTGTGTCAAGAAACTTTCAATAAAAGTTAGTGAAGTCAGAAAGGTAATATGCACTAATTCTTATAATGTATAACCatgtaattttgaaaataaaattaattttctgtttcaggGCTTAAAACAGTCTCTCTGACAGGTGGGGTATAAGATACTGATGTATAAGAACTTCATGTCTGCTCACTGGGAGTATTGGGCATTATTTCTGCAGTTTTGTTAGTTTCACCTTTTCTGTTTACTCAGCTTAGATCTATACAGCCTCTTTCCTGTTTACAGTACAGCTTGTCTACATTTTCACTTAAACCGAGCAACAGTTATACAACAAAACTCCCTGTCTTTTGTGATATATTGTTCCAGTAGTCATAGTTCATGGCCATCATTAGACAATATAAAGAAAGCCACAACCCTTCTGAATGCAGGTAAAGAGCATAACAAGACGTACTACAGAGCAGAAGTCACCATTGCTTTATACAACAGGACTGAGAGTTTTCTTTATGTAGTGAAATACATGTTTTGTGCTTTGTAGGACTTCATTGCATTTTTGAGGGTAGCATTAACTCCTGCAACTGACTAATGCACCAAGCCTGTTCTCCTATGTGTTTGTTTTCCACTGAGAAACTTCGATTTTATGGCACACCGCTTTCAGTAATTAAGAGCTGCATTTTGTTCTACAAAATTACAATTTATTCCTACTGGTTTCCTCTTCCTTGTAACCCCAGGTTTTTGTCTACGCCATCCCAATTTTCCTCAAGGTTGCCTGTATCTCACTTCTTGGTATCACTAACATGCTTCTACTTCTCATGATTTGCTTTTTTCATTCAAGAAAATTCTAAGTAAGCACAGTCCCAAAACCAGACCCTTAGGAATTCATTAGTAACTTCCCTCTAACCCAATACTTTGCCTGAAATGGTCAGCAACTTTCTCAAAACCTTCAGTTCTGCATTAACTGTCTCTTTAGCCACCACGAAATTCTTATTCTCCATCTTTTCCAGGACTACTAATGATAGAAATTTTATATACGGCACCATATAAATCTTTTATTCAAGTTCAGATGGATGAAAAGTCTGCTGCCCCTTCTTTGCATAGACAATCATCAAAAGGATGTCAGGTTAGCCTGTGATACTGGCATTTTGCATTTCACACTTGACTTTTTGGCAGGTGGTAGAATATTTATGTTTGGGACTCTGTAACGGAAATgaataattatttctttaaatttctaccataaaattaaaatctcaATAGGAgaagctctttttttccttacatttgATCTATTTAAAGAGATTTTTCCAAAATTTAACACTCAATTTTGATTTTGTCTGATAGTATCAGGCCAAATTTGATATTATCTGTTTTGAGGAATAAACAATCAAGTCAAAATCTAAAAGCCATAAACATTATTTCTCCTAGtaattctttttgtttggtaAATACCTTTCGCTTTCAGCTGTTTGCATTGTCTCCAGCTTTGAGTGAGCTCCTCTGTTAAATCCTTTCACCTCTTGCTCCTCTAAAGATTCCAGCAGTCTAATCACATCTTTATTCACACCCCTTCGTTTGGCAAGAACAAGTGGTGTTGCACCTTGGTGGTTGCTAAAACAAGCCCATAAAAACACATAAGAAAATTTTAATATAGAATTTTTGTAATAGGTCAACTCAGCATATTACAATTTATTAAGTCCTAAGaactgttttctgttttatcaGACAGTGATAAATTCCAATCTATCCGAGTTACAGCACAATTGGCTATAGAAGAAAATCAGTATATTTAGGTTTGAAATTGCACAACTCTTTTCCCCCCTGTAATAAAATCAGAATTCCTAGGACTCTAATATAATTGGAATCTCTGGGTGTTAtagaaaaaataaccaaaaaaaaccccagtagaTTTATGGCAATGTTCAAGTTTAAGCTTAACTTCAAGAATTGTGCAATCTGGCTCCTAATAGTTCCTTTTCCATGAGGGTATTAGGACATGaggcaaaaatgaaataaaatacagatgGTTCCTCTGCtgctattaaaataataatgaatagGTCCAGAGCTGCCTTTAGACCAGGAATTTCCACCAGAGCTGTttgaaatgagggggaaaaatcccACCCCACAACCCATAAATAATCCGGTTTACCAATAACTAGTTTTGCTGAGTTGAAAACATTactgagaggtgaaaaaggCACAGATTTAAAAACTCAAAGGTTTTGACTTCACTCCTGGTTTTTGCACACATTGTGAATATGCAGAAAAGTTCCACAAACAAAGTGATTCAGTACAGGAATGACACAGCCAGCTATTTTGCAGCTTGAGAGCTTCCATCTGAGCACTGGCATCTGACAGCTGCTGGAAGCCAGAAGGAAAGAATATACAGTATTCTGAGTCATAGACTTTGAGGGAGGGCAAAAACACTGAAAGGAAGCATTGTTACCAGAGGAGTACGGGAATGAACTTACACACAcatatactgtatttttttgtcttatATAGTACAACAATAGAAACTGGGGTGGAGGAAATTCTTTTAAAGTAGTCAGTGTCATTTTTTCTTTGGTGCCAACCACCCACACCTGGCTGTCTGGCCAAACCAGGGCAGCAATGTCATCAATGA
This genomic interval from Aphelocoma coerulescens isolate FSJ_1873_10779 chromosome 2, UR_Acoe_1.0, whole genome shotgun sequence contains the following:
- the ANKRD46 gene encoding ankyrin repeat domain-containing protein 46 — protein: MSYVFVNDSSQTNVPLLQACIDGDFNYSKRLLESGFDPNIRDSRGRTGLHLAAARGNVDICQLLHKFGADLLATDYQGNTALHLCGHVDTIQFLVSNGLKIDICNHQGATPLVLAKRRGVNKDVIRLLESLEEQEVKGFNRGAHSKLETMQTAESESAMESHSLLNPNLQQGEGVLSSFRTTWQEFVEDLGFWRVLLLIIVIALLSLGIAYYVSGVLPFVENQPELVH